A stretch of the Clostridium fungisolvens genome encodes the following:
- a CDS encoding nitroreductase family protein has protein sequence MSFIELAKERYSVRNFDPRKIEKDKLDLILEAGRIAPTAANLQPQRILVVESDKAVAKLKTCTIYSFNAPMALIVCADKNEAWKRKYDEKVHTDIDGSIVATHMMLQAAELGLGTTWVGHFDPESVIKAFNIPENLVPVCIFPLGYPSKDSKPNPNHEKRKDISDTVFYNEF, from the coding sequence ATGAGTTTTATTGAACTTGCTAAGGAAAGATATTCTGTAAGAAACTTTGACCCTAGGAAAATAGAAAAAGATAAATTGGATTTAATATTAGAAGCTGGTAGAATAGCACCTACAGCTGCTAACCTTCAACCTCAAAGGATTTTGGTGGTTGAAAGTGATAAGGCTGTGGCTAAGTTAAAAACTTGCACAATCTATTCCTTCAATGCTCCTATGGCATTAATAGTATGTGCTGATAAAAATGAAGCTTGGAAACGTAAGTATGATGAAAAGGTTCATACTGATATAGATGGAAGCATTGTTGCAACTCATATGATGCTCCAAGCCGCTGAACTTGGCTTAGGTACAACATGGGTTGGTCACTTTGATCCTGAATCTGTTATAAAAGCTTTCAATATTCCTGAAAATTTAGTTCCAGTATGTATTTTCCCATTAGGGTATCCAAGTAAGGATTCAAAACCAAATCCGAATCATGAAAAAAGAAAAGATATTTCTGACACTGTTTTTTACAATGAATTTTAA